Proteins from one Mercurialis annua linkage group LG7, ddMerAnnu1.2, whole genome shotgun sequence genomic window:
- the LOC126656954 gene encoding uncharacterized protein LOC126656954 codes for MVEGEETWMTPLTAYLADGILPEDRKEAKRIVILSSKFGIYNGQLYKRSFTHPWLRCVNKEEGEYIMKELHEGTCGAHDGASTLVRKALLQGYYWPMMKEQATTLVRGCWPCQQHALVPRKQASEMKPIGSAWPFAQWGMDILGPLPLAIGQRKFLVVAIDHFTKFGIPKVLITDNGKQFDSVKFRKFCAEYQIDLRFTSVYHPQSNGQTEVANRILLAGLKRRLDEYKGRWVEELYNVLWNYRTTPRESTGETPFALAYGTEDVIPVEIGAPTPRTEDNQLNLEENEAELRNKLDLLVEKINISDIRMEAYRQKMAKHFNSHVKKRKFKLGDLVMRKTEVKKGEAGSGKLQPNWEGPYTISEVIKEGTFKLTNSMGRIIPRTWNANNLRKI; via the exons ATGGTGGAAGGAGAAGAAACCTGGATGACTCCCCTCACGGCGTATTTAGCTGATGGAATACTCCCTGAGGACAGAAAGGAAGCCAAAAGGATAGTGATACTATCATCCAAGTTCGGAATATACAATGGCCAGCTATACAAACGGTCATTCACCCATCCCTGGCTGAGGTGTGTTAACAAAGAAGAAGGAGAGTACATCATGAAGGAACTACACGAGGGGACCTGCGGAGCACATGATGGAGCGTCAACTCTGGTCAGGAAAGCCCTATTACAAGGCTACTATTGGCCTATGATGAAAGAGCAAGCTACAACACTGGTAAGAGGATGCTGGCCTTGCCAACAACATGCTTTGGTACCTAGAAAACAAGCTTCAGAAATGAAACCAATCGGCAGTGCATGGCCCTTCGCCCAGTGGGGAATGGATATCCTGGGACCTCTCCCTCTGGCCATAGGACAGAGAAAGTTCCTAGTAGTGGCGATCGACCACTTCACTAA GTTTGGAATACCGAAGGTGCTGATCACAGACAATGGAAAGCAGTTTGACTCAGTGAAATTCAGAAAGTTCTGTGCAGAATATCAGATCGATCTAAGGTTCACCTCGGTTTACCATCCACAATCAAATGGGCAAACCGAAGTGGCCAACAGAATTCTATTGGCCGGACTAAAAAGAAGACTAGACGAATACAAAGGAAGATGGGTAGAAGAACTCTACAACGTCCTATGGAACTACCGTACCACCCCTAGAGAATCAACGGGCGAAACTCCATTCGCCCTAGCTTATGGAACGGAGGATGTAATTCCTGTAGAGATTGGCGCACCCACACCAAGGACAGAAGACAACCAGCTGAACTTAGAAGAAAACGAAGCAGAACTCAGGAACAAATTGGACCTCTTGGTCGAAAAAATCAACATATCAGATATCAGAATGGAAGCCTACAGACAAAAAatggccaaacatttcaacagccATGTGAAGAAAAGAAAGTTCAAATTAGGCGATCTCGTCATGAGAAAGACCGAAgtcaaaaaaggagaagcaGGGAGTGGAAAGCTGCAaccaaactgggaaggaccttacACCATCAGCGAGGTCATTAAGGAAGGAACATTCAAACTCACGAACTCTATG
- the LOC130014827 gene encoding uncharacterized protein LOC130014827 → MPQQPNIDINYLAAEVIDIRSCVLMMGQWMQHQHQREERNVDRDLVLAYVKLSRKEFDGSSDALDFLEEVEQNARRLQANERQTMLLMEMSMEGPAKDWFRQVIGSIMGHITWAEFVTRYKDFFLPFAVVEGNRDKLLSLTRGNRSVQEYVTEFNRLSRFAPDLITDQRDKDFVQVVDSTRQLESALIQFGKIPDPSQPNQVRDERSGYGNQTSRQISEGTERRYGRTHKKGRQGKEAKKARTIGQNFEQGSSSFANPMCQRCGRRHLGICQATTNICFSCSQQGHYARECPYSVQQNTTENVDQPLPQQARSIYTTVSRQGQPSAIRGRD, encoded by the exons ATGCCGCAACAACCCAATATTGATATAAATTATTTGGCAGCAGAAGTTATTGATATACGAAGTTGTGTGTTAATGATGGGGCAGTGGATGCAACACCAGCATCAGCGAGAAGAGAGAAATGTTGATAGAGATCTGGTGTTAGCATACGTAAAACTGAGCCGAAAAGAGTTTGATGGATCAAGTGATGCATTAGACTTTTTGGAAGAAGTCGAGCAAAATGCTCGTAGACTTCAAGCTAACGAAAGACAGACAATGTTGTTAATGGAGATGTCGATGGAAGGTCCAGCCAAGGATTGGTTTCGACAAGTAATTGGATCAATAATGGGTCATATAACATGGGcagagtttgtgacccgatATAAGGACTTCTTTTTACCGTTTGCGGTAGTTGAAGGTAACCGGGACAAACTGTTATCGTTAACTCGAGGTAACAGATCTGTACAAGAATATGTTACCGAGTTTAATCGATTGAGCAGATTTGCTCCAGACTTGATAACAGATCAA AGAGACAAGGATTTTGTGCAAGTTGTCGACAGCACAAGACAACTGGAAAGCGCATTAATCCAATTTGGTAAAATTCCTGACCCCTCACAACCAAACCAAGTCAGAGATGAACGTTCTGGTTATGGAAACCAGACTTCGAGGCAAATTAGTGAAGGAACTGAACGACGTTATGGTCGAACCCATAAGAAAGGTAGACAAGGAAAAGAAGCCAAGAAGGCTAGAACCATTGGTCAAAATTTTGAGCAAGGAAGCTCTAGTTTTGCAAATCCTATGTGTCAACGATGTGGAAGGAGACATTTAGGTATTTGTCAAGCTACTACAAATATATGTTTTTCGTGCAGCCAACAAGGCCATTACGCGAGAGAATGCCCGTATTCCGTACAACAGAATACAACAGAGAATGTGGACCAACCACTTCCTCAGCAAGCAAGGTCTATTTACACAACGGTTTCGAGACAGGGTCAACCTAGCGCAATACGCGGTAGAGATTGA
- the LOC126656952 gene encoding uncharacterized protein LOC126656952 — MQRDGETLRKYVERFNKEAMQIEDLSQEIAYTALLNGTTNSDLRKELLAKSPKLFTTLMTIAHTQIRVDDGQREIENRHGRTEERTFSERRNGDRSPTGKRFGEKGNDRFRNKRKTDEDRRYTPLNTTRTNVLFWVKDNREKVRWPRKMNVASASKRDNSKYCEFHRDNGHTTDECWHLKEEIEKLIERGSLSQFVKRDTEAREAEAERKKEKKRPPEGLGRSRQTWLT, encoded by the coding sequence ATGCAAAGAGACGGAGAGACGCTTAGGAAATATGTAGAAAGGTTCAACAAGGAGGCGATGCAAATAGAAGACCTGAGCCAAGAGATCGCCTATACAGCGTTACTCAACGGGACCACTAATTCTGACCTGCGAAAAGAGTTGTTGGCTAAATCACCAAAATTATTTACTACACTGATGACCATCGCACATACACAAATCAGAGTGGATGATGGCCAGAGAGAGATAGAGAACCGACACGGAAGGACAGAAGAACGAACATTTTCAGAAAGAAGGAATGGAGATAGATCGCCCACGGGAAAAAGGTTCGGAGAGAAAGGTAACGACCGTTTCAGAAATAAGAGAAAAACGGACGAGGATAGGCGATACACCCCCCTAAACACAACCAGAACCAACGTGTTATTTTGGGTGAAAGACAACCGGGAGAAGGTCAGGTGGCCAAGAAAAATGAATGTTGCATCAGCTAGCAAAAGAGACAACAGCAAATACTGTGAATTCCACAGAGATAACGGCCACACCACAGACGAATGCTGGCACCTGAAGGAAGAGATAGAGAAGCTGATAGAGAGGGGGTCCCTTTCCCAGTTCGTGAAAAGGGATACCGAAGCCAGAGAGGCTGAagcagaaagaaagaaagaaaagaagagacCACCAGAAGGCCTAGGCCGGAGCCGGCAGACGTGGTTAACGTAA